Genomic window (Pseudomonas sp. MM211):
CCTTGCAACACGATCCACCCATCTCCCCGCGGTAAGCCGCGTCGCTTTCAGCGAAACAGTGCCGTTAGGCTGAATAGACGGTCGTGCCCGAACGAATCGGCGTACGCTGCTGCCAGCCCACGCAACACGCCGCTTCGGCTGTTGATGGTTTCCGTCAATACGCGCCGAATCGGTCAGGTCATTTCATGACAAGCTCAGACAACCCGCCCATCGCCTTCCATCTAGGGCCTGATGCCGGGAGCGATTGGTCGGCTGCCATGCTCGAACACCATGGGTTGTATTGCCAATTCGATGAGGCGCACATAGCACGCTCATCCGCGCAGAGCTGGCACCTGGGTGATATCGGTGTGACCCGTGCTGACCTCGTGTCGCTTGCGTTGGTGCCCGCAGGCGAAGAACAGGGCTCATGGCAAGGCCAGTGGCTGTACCTGAAGCTGATGACCGGCGGGCGCGTCGATATCGAACAGGGCGGAAACACTCACCGGTTCACTGCCGGTAGCATGTTCTTCATCGACCCTGAACGCAGTTTCCACGAGTCGTTTGCCGAACGTGGGCAAATGACCATACTGCGCATTCCCAAGGGCATCCTGCGTGAGCGGGGCTTGATGCACTCGCTGCGCTCGCCGGTCATCGCCGATATGGGCTCAGCGGACACTCGGGCCATTCGCGACCTTATTCAATGCATCGCGCAGCAGCATGTCGCTCCTGGCCCGGCGGTACGCAAGCTGATGGGCCGACAGTTACTGGAGCTGGTCGATAGCATGCTGGGTGGGGCAGGGGACAAAGCCCGGCCGCGCAGTGCCGACGCCGTTCTGTCGAGAGCCCGGCGGCACATCCATCTGCATCTGGCAGATCCACGCCTCGACTGCACGGCGGTCGCCGAAGCGGCGCACGTTTCGGTCAAGCATTTGCAACGCTTGTTCAGGGAGCAGAACACCACCCTGATGCGGCATGTATGGAGTGTTCGCCTGGAGCATGCGCAGCGGCTGCTGACGTCCACCTCCGTGCGGCCAAGCGTGCAGGATGTGGCCTGGAAATCCGGCTTCGCCACTGCCTCGCATTTCAGCCGTGCCTATCAGGCGCAGTTCGGCATCTGCCCTTCGCAAGTCGGCGCTGCCAGGTAAGAGCACCCAGCTACTCGCCTGATCATCGATAGCGCCTCCCATGCATGCAACAGGCGCCCTGCAGGTAACGGTTGTGCGCGGAGCCGGCTCTAGAATCGATCGCGTCTTCACCGACCGATCCATTCCATGGCCAGCGTCATGACGCCAGCCGCTTCCTTTCGTTGCTCACCTGTTCGGCAGTCGTTCATCGCGTCCGCTGCAACGGTGCATAGGCCTATTCGTGAACAATCATTCCTGCATGGCCGACGACGCAGACTTTGCTCGTCAGGTTGAAGAGAACCAGTTTCGACAGAAAACCAACCTTCGCACCGCATACGATTACATCGTCTGCGGCTCCGGCACTTCGGGCTCGGTGGTTGCCCGGCGCCTGGCGGAAAATCCGGACGTCCGTGTCCTGCTGCTCGAGGCCGGCGGCAGCGATAACGTACCCAGCGTCAGCGATGCCAGCGTGTGGTTCACCAATCTGGGCGGTGAGCGCGATTGGCAATTCGTGGCGCAGCCCAACCCGCACCTGCACGGTCGGGAGATGCCCCTTTCGATGGGCAAGGTGCTGGGCGGCGGCGCCTCGATCAACGTGATGGTCTGGTCTCGGGGGCACAGCAGCGACTGGGACTATTTCGCCAGCGAGTCCGGCGACCCGGCCTGGAACTACCAGTCGACGCTGGCCACTTACCGGCGCATCGAGAACTGGCAGGGCACTCCAGATCCATTGCGTCGAGGCACGGGCGGCCCGGTGTTCGTGCAACCTGCGCCCGAGCCCAATCCGGTCGCGCCTGCCATGCTGGCCGCAGCGGCAAAGCTCGGGATGACAGTTTACGACGACCAGAACGGCGCGATGATGGAGGGGCCTGGCGGTGCGGCACTGACCAACGTGTGCCTGAGTGACGGGCGCCGACGCTCGATATTCCGCAGCTACGTGTTCCCGTTGATGGCGCAGCCGAACCTCACGGTTTTGACCCATGCACACGTCTTGCGTGTGCTGTTGGAGGGCCAGCAAGCGGTCGGCGTGGAAGTGCTCTACGAAGGTCGTGTCATCCACTTCAGTGCCGAGCAGGAAGTGGTGCTGTCGTTAGGGGCGATCAACACGCCCAAGGTTCTCATGCTGTCGGGCATCGGCGATGCGCAGCAGCTTGCCAGGCACCAGATCGAACCCGTGCAGCATCTGCCGGGAGTCGGTCAGAACTACCAGGATCACATCATGGTTTCCGGCTGTATCTGGGACTACGAACAGGCTCACGCGCCACGCAACAATGCCGGCGAGTCGACGTTCCTGTGGAAAAGCAACGCCGCGCTCGACGTTCCGGATATTCAGACCTTTCTCGCCGAGATCCCCATTGCCACGCCCGAGGCGCAGGCCATGTTCCATCCGCCGGCTGCGGCGTGGTCATTGCTGCCAGGCTTGGTGCGACCAAAAAGCAGAGGGTCGATCACCCTAACGGGCGGCGGCGCCATGGATCCGCTGAAGATCGACAGTGGAGCGCTCAGCGAGCCGGACGATCTGCAGGCCTTGGTGCGTGCGGTCGAGTTGTGCCGGGAGATCGGCAACAGCGAAACCATGCGCCCCTTCGCAAGACGCGAGGTGATGCCCGGGCCGTTGCGCGGAGCTGCGCTCGAGGCATTCGTGCGCAATGCGGCGTCGACCGTGTGGCACCAGTCATGCACGGCGAAGATGGGTACGGATGCCTTCTCGGTGGTCGACGCACAGCTGCGTGTCTACGGCATCCAGCGTCTGCGCATTGCCGATGCTTCGATCATGCCACGGGTCACCACCGGCAATACCATGGCGCCCTGCGTGATCATCGGCGAGCGCCTGGGCAGCCTGCTCACCGCCTAGCCCTACGCGCCTCGCAACGCTCTGCAGTGCAGAACCGAAGCGAGGCCGCGCGACTAAATAGCTCCTTCAACAGCCCGATCGCCGAGGCGTCATCGTATTTTCATGCGCAGCGGGTTTCATGGTGGGTGTCCCGCTGCCGATGCGTCTTCACGTTCGGCGCGGGAACCGGGCGGAGCCTGTGGGCTGCGTCTCCACTTTTACCAGTTCTACCAGTAGCGAGGCTTGCGACCAACCATGCAAGCACCGGCAGTCACTGTACTTTTCTGGTGTCCCGCAGAAGGATAAAACAATGACCGTCAAGGCTACGAACAACCAAGGCGTCGACGCCAAGGGTGACTCGAACTCCATCAAAGATTGGGATCAGGCGGCCGAACAGGCCAAGCAGGCAGGCATTCGCTGGGACAGGCCCGCGGACGACAAGCGCTCCGCCAAGGAGATCATCGAGGACAGCCCGCTGCTCAAGAACCTGGGCAACCAGAGTGGCGTCAAGGACATGCTCAGGGAGCGCGTCGGTGATTTCGAGAACGACCCCGATGCCGCCTTTCGCGCCGCTCAGGTGCTCGAACATATCGAGAAGATAGACAGCAGTGGCAACCGTATCGTCAGCGACAACGTCGATAACGGTCGGGTCGATGGCTTCACCAAGGGCGGCGATGCCAAGCACGGCACCGAAGCTGGCCGGCTGCAGGATTTCGGCAAGTATGGTTTCGACCATCTCGAGGGCAAGCTCAATGACGTAAGCACTGCCGCCGATGACCAGGAAGCCCGTCAGCAGGCCGAAGCCGTCGGCATTCAATGGCAACGCCCCGAGGGTGACGAGCGCTCGGCGCAGGACATCATCGACGACAGCCCGCTGCTCAAGAACCTCGGCAACCAGAGTGGCGTGAAGGACATGCTCAAGGAGCGTGTCGGTGATTTCGAGAATGACCCGGATGCCGCGTTCCGCGCCGCTCAGGTGCTCGAACACATCGAAACCCTCGACGGCTCTGGCGACAAGATCGCTGGCAAGGATGTCGGCAATGGCAGTGTCGATGGTTTCACCAAGGGCGGTGATGCCAAGAACGGTACCGAGGCGGGTCGCCTCCAGGACTTCGGCAAGTACGGCTTCTCGCACCTGCAGGGTGAATTGCGCAACCCCACCGCGGCTGCGGACAACAAGGAAGCCAGGGCGCAGGCCGAGCAGCTGGGCATCATCTGGGAGCGGCCGAAGAACGACGAGCGCACCGCCCAGGAGATCATCGACGGCGATCCGTTGCTCAAGAACCTCGGCAACCAGAGCGGCATCAAGGACATGCTCAAGGAGCAGGTCGGTGATTTCGAGACCGACGCCGATGCCGCCTACCGCGCCTCCCAGGTGCTGGAGCACATCGAAACCCACGATGCCGACGGCAAGGTGCTCACCGGCGGCGATATCGGCAACGGCAAGATCGACGGTGTGACCAAGAGCGGCGAAGCCAAAAACGGCACCGAAGCCGGGCGCCTGCAGGACTTCGGCAAGCATGGTTTTTCCGCCCTCAAGGGCCCCGAGCCGACAGAGGACAGCAAGATGGATTTCGCCCGTGAAGCCGCCGGCCTGCCACCCGCCAGCGAACTCGATATCGTCAATCTCGAGACCACCACCGTCGACCCTAAGGACAAGAACGGCAAGCTCACGGTCAGCGAGATGACCTGGCAAAACCTCATGAAGGACTGGAAGGCCGGCATCGACAACGGCAGCATCGGCAAGGATGACGACCGCGCCAAGCTCTACAACGCCTTGCGCGCCCAGGCGGCTACCGAGAGCGGCCTGGACATGGTCACCCTCGATATATCCATGGGCAAGAGCACTGCCAAGGCCAACGGCGATGATCTGTCGGCGATCATCGACGGCACTAAGCTCGACGAGCAGATCGGCCAGCTGTTCGGCTCGGAAAGCGTGCAAAAGGATTTCAGAGCCCAGCAGGACAAGGCGCTGGATGCCTTACCCGACAAGGACGGCGTATACAAGAAGCTCGAAGACACCGCGTTCTCCGAAGAGTACTCGCTGTACATCGACGACCTCAGGGAGAAGAACCTGGGCGATCTGGCCGAGGCGGACATCGCCAAGACCTACGCCTCTCTCGCTGCGTTCAATCCCGACCGGGCCGCGGAATTCTCGCAGCACATGATGATCGATGCGACCACCATGGATCTCGACAAGCTGATGGCCGACCCTTCGCTGATCAGCGCAGACAACACCGCCCTGGCCACCCAGGACACCATCAAGACGCTGCTCACCGCCCTGAAGAAAGGCGGCATCGACATGACCCGCCGCACCGTGGAAACGGAGCGCTTCGTTCAGGAGTTTCTCGGCAACAAGCAGACCGCCAAGGCCTTCGGCGATGCCCTGAAGGAACTGGGTGCCACCTTCGCCAAGAACGGCACGGTGACCCCGGCCGACATCGACAAGGTGATGGGCAAGGACGTCTACAAGACCCTGGGCGAGGGCGCTCACGGCAGCATGCTGAAGACCATCACCGAGCTCAACGCCAATGGGGCACTGGGTTCCACCGGCGGCTTGATCTCCCTGGCTTCGGGCATCTACCAGCTGGCCGGCAAGGGCGGCACCCTGGCCGATACGCCGGAAGAGCGCCTGGCCATCGCCAAGGACTTCGTCAGCGTGCTGGGCGCCGGTCAGCACTTCGTCAATCTGGGCAGCAACATCTACGACAACATCCGTGGCACCCAGACCAACCAGATGCTCGGCCTGGACAAGTCGCTGCCACAGATCTTCGGCAAGGATGCACCCGGCGGCGCCGGGCACAACATGAGCGTGATCCAGGGCGAGGTGAAGAAACTCTACGAGGACTTCAACAGCGCCGTCGATGCCGCGCCCATCGACAACAAGGAGAAGCTCGCCGAAAAGCTCAACATGTCCGACGAGCAACTCAAGACCATCAACGATGGATTCCGTGATGGCTTCGCCAAGAACCCCGGGCTTAACGGCAGCACACCGACCAGTCGCGGTATTTCCGCCTTCCTGCGGGTTATGGATGCCGGCGCCAACAGCTTCACCGGCGTTGCCGATCTGGTGCTCGGCGGCCTGAAGATCAAATCCGGGGTGGGCAGCAACGACAAGGTCGCCATCGCCCAGGGGGCGATCACCGTGGCTGCAGGGGCCTTCAACGTCGCCGGCGGCGGTGCGCAGATGGCGGCGCTGATGGGTTCCAACGCCGCCAGAGCCCTCGCCGGGCCGCTGCTTTGGGCGGGCGCTGCGTTGACCGTGGCGCTGACGCCGTTCCTGATCGTCGAAGACATCAAGCACAGCAACCGCATGGACGCCCACCGCGCCGACCTCGATCAGCTGTTCAAGGCCGACCTGGATGCCCAGGGGCTGCTCACCGAGAACGGCCTGCAGCGCTACGAGTTCCTCGACGACTACATGTACAACTACGCCCAGCGGGACGCGCCGGATGACCAGAGCATCTTCGAGTACCGCGAAGAGGAGTACGAGTTCTACCGTGAGGAAGGTCGCCTGCCGGAAAACGGTTGGGATCACCTGGTGCACGATGACTACAAAGGCGATGGTGCCAACCTCGACACACAGATGGCATAGGGAATGTAGCTGCTTGTAGTCACCTCACGCTCGGCCGGCAAGGGAGCAACTCCGCCGGTCGGGCTATCGCCTGGATCGCAGTGCAAGGCGATCCGCACCTGCGTGGAAATGGAGGGCTCTCAGCTGCCCCTTTCTGCGTGCAGCCAGCGCTGATGCACAGGCTTCACTTACGACGTCCAGTTGTCATCTAGGCCGCTACGCTAACTATCAGAAGGTGCCCGACTACACGGACACCCTCACTAGAAACTACTATCGGCCAGGAGTTGCTGCTGACGAACATCCGGTAATGGCGGGGAATAAGTTCCAGGTCGCTCACTTCGTTGCCGCAAGCACCTCAGCAACTTGTTTACGCAAATCACCATGTATGTCTTCTGCATAGGGTGGTGCCGCTTTCCAGTCGTAGAACCAGGCCGGCATTGTGCGTTTCTCTTCCGGCTCTGTAGCGTAGCGGGGAAAGATGTGGCAATGCAGTTCAGGCTCTGAATTCCCGAGGATCTCGTAGTTCATGCGAAGAGCGCCGGTTACCTGTAAAACAGCGTCGCCGAGTCGGGCCATATCGAGTAGGTAGGCTACTCGGGCTTCCGCGTCCAAATCGTTCAGGCTTGCGACGACAGGGTCGGGCAGTAACAGGCAATAGCCAGGCAGAAATTGCACATCGCCCATGACAGCCCAACCGGAAGCCATTCGGCAGATGACTTTGTCGTTGTTACCGCTGCGAGCAAGCGCTACACGTTCAGTGATAAGGGCCATAGATTTATCATGTAGGTGAAGGAATTCGGACAGTACCGATGTGACGCTGCTTTCGATAGATACAGATCGGCCATGTTTATCGCTTACAGCGCTCTAGAGAGCGAACGGCTTTTGCTGAAAGCGGGCATCCTTCGAGGGGCTGAAACCGGCCAAAAGCGGTCATGGGGCAGGCTCGGGTAAGACGGTGGAAGCGGCCCCTGCAAAGTGTGGAGACTTTCCGAAGTACTCAATCAGGAGTTCGGTGAGGACTCTAATCTTCCGCGCAGGATGCTGACCTGGAGGGCGAACCAAATACGCTCCCGCGGGCGGAGGCGGATAACTCGTCATGATCGGCACCAGTGCCTCCGAGGCGAGGCTGTCATGAGTGAGGCAATCGGGCAGGTAAGCAACCCCCAGGCCTGCTACGGCGGCGGCAACAAGTGCTACGCCGTTGTCTGCCTTGAATCGTCCCTGGGGGCGAACAGAAATAACCTTCCCGCCATCCATAAATTGCCAGGCCTCGGTGCCCTGCATCAGGGCCTGATGGGAGGCCAGTTCCTCTGGCCGTTGCGGTGAGCCATAGGCATTGATATAGCCTGGGCTCGCGACCAGCTGGACTCCGATCGGGCCTACGCGTCTGCCTATGAGGTTGGAGTCATGAAGGTAGCCGACCCGTATGCCGCAGTCGTATCCCTCGGCAATTAGATCTACAAAGCGATCGCTATAGCAGGTCTGGATGTTCAGCTGTGGGTGTCGGCGCGCCATCTCTGCTACCACCGGGGCAAAATGCGTCGGCCCGAAAGACAGCGGTGCGGCAACACGCAGACGACCACGGAGGGGGCCCGTGGGTAGAATTGCTTCCCGCGCTAAATCAATCTCGCCACACGCCTTGGCGGCATGGTCGCGGAATGTAGCACCGGCTTCTGTCAACGTCGCGCCGCGGGTGGAGCGTGTCAGCAGCTGCACGCCAAGCTCCTTCTCTAGGCGCGCGAGTCTCCGACTGACGATCGACTTGGCTACTCCAAGCCGAAGCGCAGCAGACGAAACGCCTCCGGCATCGGCAACCTCGACAAATGTCAGTAGATCTTCGATATCCAACTTGGCGTTCCTCTTATCGCGACACAGCTAGTCGAGCGATGCTACTACCGGTGTGATTAAGGGAACAGCAATATGACGTTCACAGGCAACGACGCCGCTGACGCATGGCTCCACCCCCTATTCGCTGTAGTACCAGGTTCGTGATCGTCGTCTGAGCACGTGCGACATCCAGCCCAACTGCATGCGTGGATCACATCAATAACGAGGATCAAGCAATGACGAGCGAAACGATTCGTAACCCCCACACCGACCAACTTCTGACGCCCGATAACTCGGCTTTTATTATCATCGACTACCAGCCGATTCAGGTGTCCTCGATCCGCTCGATGCCGCGCGAGGAACTGGTGTTCAACATCACAAGCGTCGCCAAGGCGGCGGTTAACTTCAATCTGCCCATCATCCACTCGACCGTCAACGTTGGCACCGGTCGCAACAAGCCACCTATTCAGCAACTGCAAGACGTGCTCGGCCACTTGCCTACCTACGATCGCACCTCAATCAATAGCTGGGAAGACAGCGAATTCAAACAGGCGGTTAAGGCCTGCGGGCGCCGCAAACTGATCATGACAGCGTTGTGGACCGAAGCCTGTCTGGCCTTCCCGGTACTCGACGCGATCCAAGAAGGTTTTGAGGTCTATATACCGGTCGATGCGGTCGGCGGAACCTCCCTTGCCGCGCACGAAGCGGCATTGCACCGTATAGAGCAGGCGGGTGCCAAACTGATCAGCCGCGTGCAGATGTACTGCGAACTACAGCGTGACTGGGCGCGTGAGGCGAGTGTTCCGGGCTTCATGGGCGTGTTCGAAAACTTCGACGGCTTCAACGCCGAAAAAAAGGCCAACTAAATAGGAGTTCCTCCTGCCTCGCTAACGAATGAAGGTGATAGTCAATGCGACCGTCACCTTCATTGCAGCAAGACGTGCGCGTTTCACCTTTGGTGGTTTTATGCCTGGAGAGTTGGAGCGGGTCGAG
Coding sequences:
- a CDS encoding GMC family oxidoreductase produces the protein MADDADFARQVEENQFRQKTNLRTAYDYIVCGSGTSGSVVARRLAENPDVRVLLLEAGGSDNVPSVSDASVWFTNLGGERDWQFVAQPNPHLHGREMPLSMGKVLGGGASINVMVWSRGHSSDWDYFASESGDPAWNYQSTLATYRRIENWQGTPDPLRRGTGGPVFVQPAPEPNPVAPAMLAAAAKLGMTVYDDQNGAMMEGPGGAALTNVCLSDGRRRSIFRSYVFPLMAQPNLTVLTHAHVLRVLLEGQQAVGVEVLYEGRVIHFSAEQEVVLSLGAINTPKVLMLSGIGDAQQLARHQIEPVQHLPGVGQNYQDHIMVSGCIWDYEQAHAPRNNAGESTFLWKSNAALDVPDIQTFLAEIPIATPEAQAMFHPPAAAWSLLPGLVRPKSRGSITLTGGGAMDPLKIDSGALSEPDDLQALVRAVELCREIGNSETMRPFARREVMPGPLRGAALEAFVRNAASTVWHQSCTAKMGTDAFSVVDAQLRVYGIQRLRIADASIMPRVTTGNTMAPCVIIGERLGSLLTA
- a CDS encoding LysR family transcriptional regulator, giving the protein MDIEDLLTFVEVADAGGVSSAALRLGVAKSIVSRRLARLEKELGVQLLTRSTRGATLTEAGATFRDHAAKACGEIDLAREAILPTGPLRGRLRVAAPLSFGPTHFAPVVAEMARRHPQLNIQTCYSDRFVDLIAEGYDCGIRVGYLHDSNLIGRRVGPIGVQLVASPGYINAYGSPQRPEELASHQALMQGTEAWQFMDGGKVISVRPQGRFKADNGVALVAAAVAGLGVAYLPDCLTHDSLASEALVPIMTSYPPPPAGAYLVRPPGQHPARKIRVLTELLIEYFGKSPHFAGAASTVLPEPAP
- a CDS encoding HIT family protein; translation: MALITERVALARSGNNDKVICRMASGWAVMGDVQFLPGYCLLLPDPVVASLNDLDAEARVAYLLDMARLGDAVLQVTGALRMNYEILGNSEPELHCHIFPRYATEPEEKRTMPAWFYDWKAAPPYAEDIHGDLRKQVAEVLAATK
- a CDS encoding AraC family transcriptional regulator; protein product: MTSSDNPPIAFHLGPDAGSDWSAAMLEHHGLYCQFDEAHIARSSAQSWHLGDIGVTRADLVSLALVPAGEEQGSWQGQWLYLKLMTGGRVDIEQGGNTHRFTAGSMFFIDPERSFHESFAERGQMTILRIPKGILRERGLMHSLRSPVIADMGSADTRAIRDLIQCIAQQHVAPGPAVRKLMGRQLLELVDSMLGGAGDKARPRSADAVLSRARRHIHLHLADPRLDCTAVAEAAHVSVKHLQRLFREQNTTLMRHVWSVRLEHAQRLLTSTSVRPSVQDVAWKSGFATASHFSRAYQAQFGICPSQVGAAR
- a CDS encoding hydrolase, with the translated sequence MTSETIRNPHTDQLLTPDNSAFIIIDYQPIQVSSIRSMPREELVFNITSVAKAAVNFNLPIIHSTVNVGTGRNKPPIQQLQDVLGHLPTYDRTSINSWEDSEFKQAVKACGRRKLIMTALWTEACLAFPVLDAIQEGFEVYIPVDAVGGTSLAAHEAALHRIEQAGAKLISRVQMYCELQRDWAREASVPGFMGVFENFDGFNAEKKAN